In one window of Pseudoalteromonas sp. GCY DNA:
- a CDS encoding PGPGW domain-containing protein — translation MKIIYDLIGTVFCILAFIFFVVPGPSIIFLLAALVCFSMNHDSAKKHLKNVQRLFKLGCEKLDRTFQK, via the coding sequence ATGAAAATTATTTACGACCTTATTGGTACCGTGTTTTGTATTTTAGCATTTATCTTCTTTGTTGTGCCCGGTCCATCGATTATCTTTTTACTTGCGGCCCTTGTGTGTTTCTCGATGAATCATGATAGCGCAAAGAAGCACTTAAAAAATGTGCAGCGTTTGTTTAAGCTTGGCTGCGAAAAGTTAGATAGGACATTTCAGAAATGA